TTCAGTGGTTGCAAGAATAAGAATACCTTTTAGAGCATAACGAACTCCTTTTAGTCTTCTTTTAATAAAACCATCTTTGTTTTTTTTCATTTATAAAGCCTTTAAAGCTTCATTATAATTTGGTTCGTCAACTATTTCAGGAACTTGTTCCGTATAGGTAATTTCTCCATTTTCATTAATTACAACAATACAACGAGAATGTAATCCATTTAATGGGCCATCAACGAATTCTAAACCGTAATCTTTTCCGAAATCTCCAGATACAAAGTCAGATAACATTTCAACATTTTCAATACCTTCTGCACCGCAAAAACGACCTTGTGCAAATGGTAAGTCTCTTGAAATACATAATACTTTAGTGTTTTCTAATTGAGCCGCTTCTTTATTAAAATTACGAACCGATGTAGCACATGTTCCAGTGTCTACACTTGGGAAAATATTTAGAATTAATTTTTTTCCTTTATAATCGCTTAATGATTTTACCGATAAATCAGTTGCAACTAATTTAAAATCTGGTGCCTGAGAATTTACATTTGGTAAAGTTCCATTTGTGTTTATTTCGCCTCCTTTTAAAGTTACTGTAGCCATGTTTTCGTTTTTTTATTCCAATCAAAAATAACTAAAATCTACCAACTTTAAACTATCTTCGCTTACTTATTAAAAGGAAAGATTTATTCAGTGAAATTATCAAATTACACATCTGAATTTAAGTACAATTGGAAGTTAGCAGCTCCCGTTATGCTAGGAATGTTAGGACATACTTTTGTGAGTTTTGTCGATAACATTATGGTAGGACAATTAGGAACAGCGGAATTAGCAGCAGTTTCATTGGGTAATAGTTTTATGTTCATTGCAATGTCACTTGGTATTGGGTTTTCAACAGCTATTACTCCGTTAATTGCAGAGGCAGATGCTGCCGAAAATTTCAATAAAGCGAAATCTACATTTAAGCATGGTTTGTTTTTATGTACAACTTTAGGAATTCTAATGTTTTTAATGGTTTTCTTTTCTAAACCATTATTGTATTTCATGAAGCAACCCGTTGAGGTGGTAGAATTGGCTATTCCATATTTAGATTTAGTTGCTTTTTCCTTAATTCCGTTGATTGTATTCCAGGCTTTTAAACAATTTAGTGATGGAATGTCTATGACTAGATATCCCATGTATGCTACAATTGTTGCAAACGTGGCGAATGTTCTGTTAAACTATTTATTAATTTTTGGAAAGTTTGGTTTTCCTAAGATGGGTATAATTGGAGCTGCTTACGGAACTTTACTTTCACGATTTATAATGGTAATCTATTTATGGTGGTTATTAACTCAAAAAGACAGAACTAAAAAGCTAGTAACAAATATTAAATTATTTGTTTTAGATAGTGTAATG
This genomic window from Tenacibaculum sp. 190524A05c contains:
- a CDS encoding MATE family efflux transporter, giving the protein MKLSNYTSEFKYNWKLAAPVMLGMLGHTFVSFVDNIMVGQLGTAELAAVSLGNSFMFIAMSLGIGFSTAITPLIAEADAAENFNKAKSTFKHGLFLCTTLGILMFLMVFFSKPLLYFMKQPVEVVELAIPYLDLVAFSLIPLIVFQAFKQFSDGMSMTRYPMYATIVANVANVLLNYLLIFGKFGFPKMGIIGAAYGTLLSRFIMVIYLWWLLTQKDRTKKLVTNIKLFVLDSVMLKKIIGLGAPSAMQMFFEVAIFTAAIWLSGLLGKNPQAANQIALNLSSMTFMVAMGLSVAAMVRVGNQKGLKNYIELRRIAFSIFLLGVLLAIGFAIIFFLFHKSLPNIYVDLNDAKNYADNMEVIKIASTLLIAAAFFQISDSIQVMVLGALRGLQDVAIPTLITFIAYWLIGFPVSYFLGKEEAYGSFGIWLGLLAGLTSASILLFLRFNYLTQKLIKTKHNELT
- the tpx gene encoding thiol peroxidase → MATVTLKGGEINTNGTLPNVNSQAPDFKLVATDLSVKSLSDYKGKKLILNIFPSVDTGTCATSVRNFNKEAAQLENTKVLCISRDLPFAQGRFCGAEGIENVEMLSDFVSGDFGKDYGLEFVDGPLNGLHSRCIVVINENGEITYTEQVPEIVDEPNYNEALKAL